The Brassica oleracea var. oleracea cultivar TO1000 chromosome C6, BOL, whole genome shotgun sequence genome includes a region encoding these proteins:
- the LOC106297468 gene encoding uncharacterized protein LOC106297468, protein MSVNVPSSKTKAGKTTSAKTIGSLIMHKYEGVKEWPKFRGILERSYGKIPKYLHMLRVANPGTHSSYDIDSNGRFRYLFIAFGQSIRGFNKVMRRVIVLDGTFLKSKYKGALLVAIAVDGNSNLFPIAFGIVDSENEWSWIWFMRKRIKDGP, encoded by the exons ATGTCGGTGAACGTACCTTCAAGCAAAACCAAAGCGGGTAAGACTACTTCGGCAAAAACTATAGGCAGTCTGATTATGCATAAGTATGAAGGCGTTAAGGAATGGCCAAAAT TTAGAGGTATTCTAGAGAGAAGTTATGGAAAAATACCGAAGTACTTGCACATGCTGAGAGTGGCTAATCCGGGTACACATTCATCTTATGACATTGATAGCAATGGGAGATTTAGGTACCTGTTTATTGCATTTGGACAATCGATACGGGGATTCAACAAAGTCATGAGGCGGGTTATTGTGCTCGATGGGACTTTTTTGAAGAGTAAATACAAAGGAGCTCTACTGGTTGCAATTGCTGTAGACGGGAATTCTAATTTGTTTCCTATTGCATTTGGAATAGTTGACTCAGAGAACGAGTGGTCTTGGATATGGTTTATGAGGAAAAGGATCAAGGACGGTCCTTAG